In Salvelinus namaycush isolate Seneca chromosome 20, SaNama_1.0, whole genome shotgun sequence, the following proteins share a genomic window:
- the LOC120065588 gene encoding caM kinase-like vesicle-associated protein — protein sequence MPFGCLTLRENKDYNNPSEVTDKYDLGQIVKSEEFCEIFRAKDKNTLKMFTCKKFLKKDGRKVRKAAKNEILILNMVKHHNILQLVDVFETRKEYFLFLELATGREVFDWILDQGYYSEKDTSNVVRQVLEAVAYLHSQRIVHRNLKLENLVYFNRLKHSKIVISDFHLAKLESGLIKDPCGTPEYLAPEVVGRQRYGRPVDCWAIGVIMYILLSGNPPFYDETEDEDYDNHDKNLFRKILSGDYEFDSPYWDDISDSAKSLVSCLMEVEQDQRLTAQEAINHEWISGNAASNKNIRDGVCGQIEKNFAKAKWKKAVRVTTLMKRLRAPEQSDSGASSPVPGATAGPVTPSNTPVPPADGSEGTPASTEASLTLQVPNSQKAPAIITPGSPSQLQPSPAPEEPEAEPLERCNGDSAAPLQTPPQTQEDQNG from the exons ATGCCATTTGGCTGTTTGACACTCAGGGAGAATAAGGATTACAACAATCCCTCAGAGGTGACCGATAAATATGACCTTGGACAAATTGTCAAATC GGAGGAGTTCTGTGAGATCTTCAGAGCGAAGGATAAGAACACACTCAAAATGTTCACCTGTAAAAAGTTCTTGAAAAAGGACGGGAGGAAAGTGAGGAAAGCTGCCAAGAATGAGATTCTAATCTTGAATAT GGTAAAACATCATAACATCCTCCAGCTGGTTGATGTCTTTGAAACTAGAAAGGAGTACTTCCTCTTCCTGGAGCT AGCTACAGGCAGAGAGGTCTTTGACTGGATCTTAGACCAAGGCTACTACTCAGAGAAGGACACCAGCAACGTTGTCAGACAGGTGTTGGAAGCCGTGGCCTATTTGCACTCCCAGAGAATCGTCCACAGGAACCTCAAG CTGGAGAACTTGGTGTACTTCAACCGCCTGAAGCACTCCAAAATAGTGATCAGTGACTTCCACCTGGCCAAGCTGGAGAGCGGACTCATCAAGGACCCCTGTGGAACCCCAGAGTACCTTG CTCCTGAGGTGGTGGGTCGTCAGAGGTACGGAAGGCCAGTGGATTGCTGGGCCATCGGGGTCATCATGTATATTCT TCTGTCAGGAAACCCCCCTTTCTATGACGAAACGGAAGATGAAGACTATGATAATCACGACAAAAACCTTTTCCGCAAGATTCTGTCGGGAGACTATGAGTTTGACTCACCGTACTGGGATGATATATCTGACTCAG CGAAAAGCCTGGTGTCATGTCTGATGGAAGTGGAGCAGGATCAAAGACTGACTGCACAGGAGGCCATCAACCATGAATG GATTTCTGGGAATGCAGCCTCCAACAAGAATATCAGGGATGGAGTGTGTGGGCAAATTGAAAAGAACTTTGCCAAAGCCAAGTGGAAG AAAGCTGTAAGGGTCACAACCCTGATGAAGAGGCTTCGAGCTCCAGAACAGAGTGACTCCGGTGCCTCCAGCCCAGTTCCAGGGGCCACTGCTGGCCCTGTCACCCCGAGCAACACTCCAGTACCCCCAGCTGATGGGTCTGAGGGCACCCCTGCCAGCACAGAGGCCTCACTCACCCTCCAGGTTCCCAATTCACAGAAGGCACCCGCCATCATCACTCCTGGTTCCCCCTCCCAGctccagcccagcccagctccTGAGGAGCCAGAGGCTGAGCCCCTGGAACGGTGTAACGGGGACTCAGCAGCACCACTCCAAACACCCCCACAAACACAGGAGGATCAGAATGGCTAG